GAACCGAGGGGTGGGTTAGGCCTCCTTCTGTGACGGCAGGCCGAGGGGAGGAACAAGACCAacttctctctgtctgcacACCGTCATTtcttgtctccgccgtcgtctgcgtttAGTTTCTCCACGTTTTTCGTTCCtactctcgtcttcctcttcagcaCCTTTCTCAGGACGCTGctttcgctcctctctcccaGTCCTCAGGTGTCTcagtctctcctcgccctcttctttccttcttagcgtctcctcgttctcttctctccttcttcgcgtgcATAGCTCTGCATCAGCAGCTCCAGTAGTCgtctttctcgcgcgcgtgcgtcttgGCTGTGCAGCTTCCCTTTTTGTCTTCGTTGCCGCCCCGTGAGAGGCTCGACGGAGAATGTAACTCGTCTCTTCTCCAGCGCGGTACGGACGCGAGCCCTGGCATGATGCGTCCTTACGTCTCTGCTGCCCGCGCAGCTGTTTTTCCCAAGCGACTCCCCTCTTCTCTTTGGTGTCCCCTGGCCGCCAACAGGAGCAAGCAGAACAatcttcttcgttctctctcttctcgcttctctctcctcgcgccggttgcctgccgcgctctgtccgcggcgcctgcgacttCGCACCCCTCGAGTCTGGCCTCCGCACAGCAGCCTCTCGGAGGACAAACGTGTCTTGGCGCCATGGCGGCGTCTGTGCTTCCCCGCTTTTCCTCGCGATCCgtgtccgcggcgccgccgtctcccccggcatcgtcgtcgcgctcccTGCTTCTCGCTATTGTCACATGCGCAGCTGtgccgcggctcttcgcttcggcttcctccgctcctcctctcccacggcctctctctccgcttcttctctctctgctcgcctccggcgcggcgtcgcacgcctcccgcccccccgccttcgctgggtcgcctgcctcgcgcagcagctgcccgTCTGCTTccctggcgccgctcgcttcctccACGCGTCTCGCGTATCTCTTTCCGCGCtccttttctgcgttttcctctcccgcctgcgcgcgtcttgcgtctgcggcggcgagctcgcgcgacgcgcgctcgGACGCCTCTCTGGGCGAAAGGCCGAGAGAGgcgtctgccgtcgcccgcgccgccaaagccgcgacgcgagcctcgagggcggcgaccgcggctcgcgcggccgcgcagagtctggctccgcctgcggccgcggggcgacGGCCCGGCatcgcggcttcggcggagTCTGCGCGGCAGTTCTCGTCGCTCTTTTCGACGCAGTCGCTATCTgccgagacagagacagtTGAGGGAAGAGCGGAGAGGGCACCTCGGTGCGAGAAAGATGCGCAGCCgtgcggaggaggagaccgGCGATATTCTCCCGTGGAGTCCggctgcgagggcgagaagagcttctcgctcgtcctCTCCGACCGCGAGACAGGGAagcgcctgtctccgtgGCACGGCGTCCCGCTCTTTGccgggcgcgaaggcgagaatcTGTTCAACATGGTCGTTGAAATTCCGAAAAATTCCCGGAAAAAAATGGAAATCCAACTCGACCGACCTCTGACGCCCATCATGCAGGACGTCAAGAAAGACGGTACGGAGGACGGGAaacgacacacacgcaggaaGAAAGCCGTCTCCCTCGACAGAGTCTTGGATGCAGGAGCGCGAAGGCCTTCGAGCCTTCCTTTCCCGCTGTGGTCTCCTTGCGCCGCACTGCGGAgggacggaggaggaggtgTCTGATAGACCGCAGAAACTCATCTATATATGTTGCACGCATGCCTTGAATTCAGGTGGATACCCGCAAACAAAAATGCCGACCCCGGACGGTCATTTTACCCCTGTGGTTTTCATACAAACAGCACACAACTCTACCGAATATGCGTGTGTAGCCTCGATGTTTAAGGCATGTCTCGATTGAATTCGCGTGTATATAAatctctatatatacataacTACGTGTAAATACGTATAGATATGTagatacgtatatatatttataacTGCAATCTGTGACGGCTTCGtcgcgtgggcggcgcgggggggtgCCTCTGTCTTCTGCCGTCTGTGTTCGAATGTTCCTCATTTGTGGAAGATTTTTGTCTATTTTTGCGATTGTTTAGGGTCCCTCCGCGAGTACGCCAGCACAATGTACTGGAACTACGGCGCCTTCCCGCAGACGTGGGAAgatccgcgagcgcctggcgACCCAGAAGT
This portion of the Besnoitia besnoiti strain Bb-Ger1 chromosome VII, whole genome shotgun sequence genome encodes:
- a CDS encoding type I inorganic pyrophosphatase PPase (encoded by transcript BESB_076190), whose translation is MAASVLPRFSSRSVSAAPPSPPASSSRSLLLAIVTCAAVPRLFASASSAPPLPRPLSPLLLSLLASGAASHASRPPAFAGSPASRSSCPSASLAPLASSTRLAYLFPRSFSAFSSPACARLASAAASSRDARSDASLGERPREASAVARAAKAATRASRAATAARAAAQSLAPPAAAGRRPGIAASAESARQFSSLFSTQSLSAETETVEGRAERAPRCEKDAQPCGGGDRRYSPVESGCEGEKSFSLVLSDRETGKRLSPWHGVPLFAGREGENLFNMVVEIPKNSRKKMEIQLDRPLTPIMQDVKKDGSLREYASTMYWNYGAFPQTWEDPRAPGDPEVFHALGDGDPLDAVEIGSQVLRLGDVVSVKVLGALAMIDKGELDWKVLAIREGDPLFSQLHSIEDVARLCPGVVSGVREWFRWYKLPTDNVLNTFGHNEEALGASEALQVVRRAHEHYRRLIEDGERARRRRGGGDETDAGALPPAKGYAVTIEGKQTLWLPLDE